One Candidatus Sulfurimonas baltica DNA segment encodes these proteins:
- a CDS encoding class I SAM-dependent methyltransferase: MLEDKKRWNERYLENPMPQTVSPLLEKYIEHVKIGEALDVACGTGRNTHYLADLGFYIDAIDISDYALARVKKSSTINKIETDLDKYNITPNKYDLIVNINYLNRRLVSQMKDALKIGGVVVFETFIVAHGDFNLPTTNLDYLLRKNELLHSFIGMDIIYYEERIDTNLRGERVKVASLVAKKS, translated from the coding sequence ATGTTGGAAGATAAAAAAAGATGGAATGAAAGATATCTAGAAAATCCTATGCCTCAAACAGTTTCTCCTTTACTTGAAAAGTACATAGAACATGTAAAGATTGGAGAAGCTCTTGATGTTGCATGTGGCACAGGTAGAAATACTCACTATTTAGCTGATTTGGGCTTTTATATTGATGCAATAGATATATCAGACTATGCACTAGCACGTGTAAAGAAAAGCTCTACAATAAACAAGATTGAGACTGATTTAGACAAGTATAACATCACACCAAACAAGTATGATTTAATTGTCAATATAAACTACTTAAATCGTCGCTTGGTCTCGCAAATGAAAGATGCATTAAAGATTGGAGGAGTAGTTGTGTTTGAGACATTTATAGTTGCTCACGGTGACTTTAATTTACCAACTACAAACCTAGACTATCTTTTGAGAAAAAATGAACTCTTACACTCTTTTATCGGGATGGATATAATCTACTATGAAGAGAGAATTGACACAAACCTAAGGGGTGAAAGAGTTAAAGTTGCTTCTTTAGTTGCTAAGAAGTCTTAG
- a CDS encoding tetratricopeptide repeat protein has translation MKILLATVFTLVSLLADDLSFSNDNEAVANKHTPVYTIQLFTTKDLKYANELVENMNSQFQNKTHVYKSGEYYVARFAQDRSYKYLKPFVFTMQNMGYKTAYISELTLEQMQRELIKDNKTIKKEPIEISQNTITVPKISKSNITLKANDAYKRGDEYEAIMYYEMLSASGYSNNKIKNNLCYLYGKRGAWLNAKELIDKEHYQSKFLYAYAYGAVQSLQKDYYSNLLPYISVDNSGLLMLLTATYFERKNDMQRASSFYKLAYEKNPTNPYIIYSYARSADIQNDKQKAKKLYNKVFEKVDFENQIYKITKQRLVQIGN, from the coding sequence ATGAAAATATTATTAGCTACTGTTTTTACATTAGTATCTTTGCTAGCAGATGATTTGTCTTTTTCAAACGACAATGAAGCTGTTGCTAACAAACATACGCCTGTTTACACTATTCAACTTTTTACCACTAAAGATTTAAAATATGCAAATGAATTAGTTGAAAATATGAATAGTCAATTTCAAAATAAAACACATGTATATAAATCTGGCGAATATTATGTTGCAAGATTTGCTCAAGATAGATCATATAAATATTTAAAACCTTTTGTTTTTACAATGCAAAATATGGGATATAAAACAGCATATATTTCAGAATTGACTTTAGAACAAATGCAAAGAGAATTAATAAAAGACAATAAAACAATAAAAAAAGAACCTATTGAAATAAGTCAAAATACTATAACTGTTCCTAAAATCTCTAAATCAAATATAACTCTTAAAGCAAATGATGCATATAAAAGGGGAGATGAGTATGAGGCAATTATGTACTATGAAATGTTATCAGCATCTGGCTACAGTAACAATAAAATTAAAAATAATTTATGTTATCTTTATGGAAAAAGAGGAGCTTGGTTAAATGCTAAAGAGTTAATAGATAAAGAGCACTATCAATCAAAATTTTTATATGCATATGCTTACGGAGCGGTACAAAGCTTGCAAAAAGATTACTATAGTAATCTTTTACCCTATATTTCAGTAGACAATAGTGGTCTTTTAATGTTATTAACTGCTACTTATTTTGAGAGAAAAAATGATATGCAAAGAGCTTCATCTTTTTATAAATTGGCATACGAAAAAAATCCTACAAATCCTTATATAATTTATTCATATGCCAGAAGTGCAGATATTCAAAATGATAAACAAAAAGCAAAAAAACTTTATAATAAGGTATTTGAAAAAGTAGACTTTGAAAATCAGATTTATAAAATTACTAAACAAAGATTAGTACAAATAGGAAACTGA
- the bioV gene encoding pimelyl-ACP methyl ester esterase BioV: MKYFNGFSLKNEEYLFKKFINSSEYTTCGFSYGAIKALEHVKQELSCSNRVDTLVLISPAFFQTKNEKFKRLQLLSFTKNTSQYIRQFVDLCFSPHEKKIVEQTSTKKEELEELLNYEWDLQELKIISQKGIKIEVYLGSEDKIIDVCGAREFFLQIATVTYIKNANHFLQIN, translated from the coding sequence ATGAAATATTTTAACGGGTTTTCTCTTAAAAATGAGGAGTATCTTTTTAAGAAGTTTATAAACTCATCTGAATATACTACATGTGGATTTAGCTACGGAGCCATTAAAGCATTAGAACATGTTAAGCAAGAGCTGTCTTGTTCCAATAGAGTTGACACCCTTGTGCTAATATCACCGGCTTTTTTTCAAACAAAAAATGAAAAGTTTAAGAGATTACAGCTACTGTCTTTCACTAAAAATACAAGCCAGTATATAAGGCAATTTGTTGATTTGTGTTTCTCTCCACATGAAAAGAAAATAGTTGAACAGACAAGCACTAAAAAAGAAGAGCTTGAAGAGTTACTGAACTATGAGTGGGATTTGCAAGAGTTAAAAATAATATCTCAAAAAGGTATAAAAATAGAAGTCTATCTTGGAAGTGAAGACAAAATAATAGATGTCTGCGGAGCAAGAGAATTTTTCTTACAAATTGCTACTGTAACTTATATAAAAAATGCAAACCATTTTTTACAAATAAATTAA
- a CDS encoding GspE/PulE family protein, with amino-acid sequence MTDYRPIGMILEELGFVTKDQIAIALDVQKANPSFLGEILQDLDIVTSSEISEAIAFQNKLEYLNLDDIIPSPDVLKIISQDIAVARNILPISIDEKHIVVATQDVNDLVTQDYIKKISNREVKFVVGDKKAIARHVQIHYNELINPIRAEIRSAVKQTVDGVEINLPNLVNLLINNAIKDNVTDIHITPEHSVTNVFFRIDGVLSHYYSLPFKLHAQICARLKILSDLNISEQRVPQDGAFSYNFLNEGFDIRISTLPTNHGENIVMRVLGKNSSLFSLTSLGLSEQNSKKVEKIVNKPYGIILVVGPTGSGKTTTLYSALRKVDSLKKNIMTIEDPIEYKFSFIKQTQLNEKAGYTFNAAIRAFMRQDPDVMLVGEIRDSQTAELAIRASITGHLVLSTLHTNDAIGTIPRLEDLGVPPYLIGSGLLAVLAQRLVRKLCKTCKEPFDVTDEELKELGVSERILDLHKERELYKAVGCPVCKNSGYIGRQAIIEILEIDEEIESMIAAKATSLEILKLAHKKGMLSMKEDGYIKVLTGITTFSEIDRVIN; translated from the coding sequence ATGACAGATTATAGACCAATTGGAATGATTTTAGAAGAGCTTGGTTTTGTAACAAAAGACCAAATTGCTATTGCCCTTGACGTTCAAAAAGCAAATCCAAGTTTTTTGGGAGAAATTCTTCAAGATTTAGACATAGTAACATCTAGTGAAATTTCCGAGGCTATTGCCTTTCAAAATAAGTTAGAATATTTAAACCTTGATGACATAATACCATCACCGGATGTTTTAAAAATTATATCGCAAGACATAGCCGTAGCACGAAATATATTACCAATAAGTATTGATGAAAAGCATATAGTTGTAGCAACTCAAGATGTTAATGACCTTGTAACACAAGATTATATTAAAAAAATTTCAAATAGAGAGGTTAAGTTTGTAGTTGGAGATAAAAAAGCAATAGCTAGACATGTACAAATACACTACAATGAATTGATTAATCCAATTAGAGCTGAGATACGAAGTGCTGTTAAGCAAACAGTAGATGGTGTTGAGATAAACTTACCTAATTTAGTAAATCTTTTAATTAATAATGCGATTAAAGATAATGTTACTGATATTCATATAACACCTGAACACTCAGTTACTAATGTTTTTTTTCGTATTGATGGAGTGCTTAGCCATTACTATTCATTGCCATTCAAGCTACATGCTCAAATTTGTGCAAGATTAAAAATTCTCAGTGATTTAAATATATCAGAACAAAGAGTACCTCAAGATGGAGCATTTAGCTATAATTTTTTAAATGAAGGTTTTGATATTCGTATCTCTACTCTTCCAACAAACCATGGCGAGAACATTGTAATGAGAGTATTGGGGAAGAACTCCTCACTTTTTAGTTTAACATCTCTTGGTCTTTCAGAACAAAACAGTAAAAAAGTTGAAAAAATTGTCAACAAACCATATGGAATTATACTTGTTGTAGGACCAACTGGTAGTGGTAAAACTACTACGCTATATTCCGCACTTCGTAAAGTTGACTCACTCAAAAAAAATATTATGACAATAGAAGATCCTATTGAATATAAATTTTCATTTATCAAGCAAACGCAATTAAACGAAAAAGCTGGATACACCTTTAATGCTGCAATTCGTGCTTTTATGCGTCAAGATCCAGATGTAATGCTCGTAGGTGAAATAAGAGACTCTCAAACAGCAGAGCTAGCCATACGTGCCTCAATTACGGGTCACTTAGTATTGTCGACATTACATACAAATGATGCAATAGGTACAATACCTAGATTAGAAGATTTGGGCGTTCCGCCATATCTTATAGGTTCTGGTTTATTAGCTGTTCTTGCTCAACGCCTTGTCCGTAAACTATGTAAAACATGTAAGGAACCTTTTGATGTTACCGACGAAGAGCTTAAAGAACTTGGAGTGTCAGAACGTATTTTAGATTTACACAAAGAAAGAGAATTATATAAAGCTGTTGGATGCCCTGTTTGCAAAAACTCCGGCTATATTGGAAGACAGGCAATTATAGAGATACTAGAGATTGATGAAGAGATAGAGTCAATGATTGCTGCTAAAGCAACATCACTAGAAATTTTAAAATTAGCTCACAAAAAAGGGATGCTTTCCATGAAAGAAGATGGGTACATTAAAGTTCTCACTGGAATTACAACTTTTAGTGAGATAGATAGAGTTATTAACTAA
- a CDS encoding type II secretion system protein has translation MKKHGFTLIEMAITLTIIGLIVGGSLKAVKSMREKSKIYEAKENVIAAKNAIIGAALENSYLPNQSEFSKNLSPVKGNQAIMLYSPDSDLVNDDICTYTSTKLIVIDNSPNEINPSVPARTIDNVAFVVASAGANYNMQTATINGTPRVVNIHASFIQTDDNTTPIDKQSDEYDDVVDWVTLSQLKSSIQCKDSLRLITNNIPLLDINISKSVPIYTDDDTPTSYTWQAKIAENITSASYIRVKCNGALQPLKLDSYYRNHSCSSFMLDIYFGDSEQANRVDINVSDNYGNSDIRSYSVSLK, from the coding sequence ATGAAAAAGCACGGATTTACACTAATAGAAATGGCAATAACTTTGACAATCATTGGTTTGATTGTTGGTGGTTCTCTTAAAGCTGTGAAATCTATGAGAGAAAAAAGTAAAATTTATGAAGCCAAAGAGAATGTAATTGCTGCAAAAAATGCGATAATAGGTGCTGCATTAGAAAATTCTTATTTACCAAACCAAAGTGAATTTAGTAAAAATCTTTCACCAGTAAAAGGAAATCAAGCAATAATGCTATATTCTCCAGACTCTGATTTAGTTAATGATGACATCTGTACTTATACATCAACAAAGTTAATAGTTATAGATAACAGTCCTAATGAAATTAATCCAAGCGTGCCAGCTCGCACTATTGATAATGTAGCCTTTGTAGTAGCTTCTGCTGGAGCAAACTATAATATGCAAACTGCAACCATTAATGGTACCCCTAGGGTGGTTAATATTCATGCCTCGTTTATACAAACAGACGATAATACAACTCCTATTGACAAACAATCAGATGAATATGACGATGTAGTTGATTGGGTAACTTTAAGCCAATTAAAAAGCAGTATTCAATGCAAAGATAGTTTAAGATTAATAACAAATAATATTCCGTTGCTTGATATCAATATATCTAAGAGTGTACCAATCTACACTGATGACGACACACCTACCTCATACACTTGGCAAGCCAAAATAGCAGAAAACATCACATCTGCATCTTACATTAGAGTGAAATGTAATGGTGCTTTGCAGCCATTGAAACTAGATAGCTATTACAGAAATCACTCTTGTAGCTCTTTTATGTTAGATATATATTTTGGAGATTCTGAACAAGCAAATAGAGTTGATATTAATGTTTCAGATAACTATGGGAACTCTGACATAAGAAGTTACTCAGTTTCACTTAAATAA
- a CDS encoding type II secretion system F family protein — MYYFIQGLNTKGQRSINFAEAKDYKQLVSRLEKQGVLPLNIIELPSFLSFIVPSSGKKILQEEVIELIDNMYLVIKSGLPLHQGIVDLAEDSENARFKNMLLQIADEINAGKSLSEAFKSYEKVIGKMLLNLIRIGEETGQLETTLKRGAAFLKKTMALKKKAKSALIYPSFAFFAVFGAMLVWMIYVVPQMTELFTEMGIKLPPLTLLIMATSDFFTDYISYMVISLVVFIILFKILHAKYKIIRWHTDKLLLKVPVIKHIISGFNIAFIAEYLRLAIVSGVPMYTALEILKETTNNELYKKALIDATADVAGGNQLSEALKKTKLFTPFMLRMISVGESSGSLDTQLELISEFYYSKVDYYAENIGKVIEPVVLIFVGSFMALIMVGLMGPMYDLIGQIDQ, encoded by the coding sequence ATGTATTATTTCATACAAGGTTTAAATACTAAAGGGCAAAGAAGTATTAATTTTGCTGAAGCAAAGGACTATAAACAACTTGTTTCAAGATTAGAAAAACAAGGTGTTTTGCCATTAAATATTATAGAATTACCAAGTTTTTTATCTTTTATTGTTCCATCTAGCGGGAAAAAAATACTTCAAGAAGAGGTGATAGAACTTATTGATAACATGTATTTAGTTATAAAATCAGGATTACCACTGCACCAAGGAATAGTAGACTTAGCGGAAGATAGTGAGAATGCTCGATTTAAAAACATGTTGCTACAAATTGCAGATGAGATTAATGCAGGTAAATCATTATCAGAAGCATTTAAATCATATGAAAAAGTTATAGGTAAAATGTTACTAAATCTAATTAGGATTGGTGAAGAGACAGGACAATTGGAGACAACTCTTAAAAGAGGAGCAGCTTTTTTAAAAAAAACAATGGCCCTAAAAAAGAAAGCTAAATCTGCTTTAATTTACCCCTCATTTGCTTTTTTTGCAGTATTTGGAGCAATGCTTGTATGGATGATATATGTTGTGCCGCAAATGACAGAACTTTTTACAGAGATGGGTATTAAATTACCTCCATTAACTTTATTAATTATGGCTACCTCAGATTTTTTCACAGATTATATTAGTTATATGGTAATAAGCTTAGTTGTTTTTATAATTTTATTTAAAATATTACACGCTAAATATAAAATAATACGCTGGCATACAGATAAATTATTGTTAAAAGTACCTGTAATAAAACATATTATTTCAGGCTTCAATATTGCTTTTATAGCAGAGTATCTTCGTTTAGCTATTGTTTCTGGAGTACCAATGTATACTGCGCTTGAAATATTAAAAGAGACTACAAATAATGAGCTTTACAAGAAAGCGCTTATCGATGCTACTGCTGATGTAGCAGGTGGAAATCAACTCTCAGAAGCTTTAAAAAAAACGAAACTATTTACACCATTTATGCTTAGAATGATAAGCGTTGGTGAAAGTTCTGGGTCTCTGGACACTCAACTAGAACTTATTTCTGAATTTTATTATTCAAAAGTAGATTATTATGCTGAAAATATTGGAAAGGTTATCGAACCTGTAGTTTTGATATTTGTTGGTAGTTTCATGGCTTTAATTATGGTTGGTCTTATGGGGCCTATGTATGACCTTATTGGGCAAATAGACCAGTAA
- a CDS encoding prepilin-type N-terminal cleavage/methylation domain-containing protein — protein sequence MKRHGFTLIELSIVLIIIGLIIGGVMKGKDLISNAKQKNIYSTWIQAWVVAVNAYEDRTGGTLGDGVVNGGTQANEDGRFDTINLSSTTGVQNILKSVGLDAPAVGLNNGGSYGISGKYSTSNSIAILQYLQSHTDGGSKNKLYITGVPTDVAMAFDRLSDGKLDPVSGFFRRYPDNSAAKWPDPAVTLTVDVTLNL from the coding sequence ATGAAAAGACACGGTTTCACTCTAATAGAGCTATCTATTGTACTAATTATTATTGGTTTAATTATCGGAGGTGTTATGAAAGGTAAAGATTTAATTTCAAATGCCAAACAAAAAAACATCTACAGCACTTGGATTCAGGCATGGGTAGTAGCGGTCAATGCTTATGAGGATCGAACTGGCGGAACACTTGGAGACGGAGTAGTAAATGGTGGTACTCAGGCAAATGAAGATGGCAGATTTGACACTATAAACCTTTCTTCAACAACAGGAGTTCAAAATATTTTAAAATCTGTTGGACTAGATGCACCGGCTGTTGGTTTAAATAATGGTGGTAGCTATGGAATAAGTGGTAAATATTCTACTTCAAATTCTATTGCTATACTACAATACTTACAAAGCCACACGGATGGTGGAAGTAAAAATAAACTATATATTACAGGAGTACCTACTGATGTTGCTATGGCATTTGATAGACTATCAGATGGTAAATTAGACCCTGTGTCTGGGTTTTTTAGAAGGTACCCTGACAATTCAGCTGCAAAATGGCCTGATCCAGCTGTAACATTAACGGTGGATGTAACACTTAATCTATAA
- a CDS encoding type II secretion system protein GspD has product MVIYVQLITTILLLSGCSINTNSLSKDDYKIKDVSGAEMIKDFQSTQEKQNGDIPQIMLPSVYQEPSIFSEEKITFSAENTSLSKLLYLLSQTSGLNLVIDNDIDTNIPITMSVQDALIEEVLEIIMNISGNYYVLQGNMLHVKQFIRKNFDIPYVHSTTSFDSELGGDTLNSTQGIKGNFKLKFNNPEKSNNFYEEIENNIKSILSKDGNYALNAFTGTLTVYDKKHNVDAIEKMINSIKRKSSQQVVIQARILEVILNNGHSLGVDWSALGKSILTSGDTLAMSQTLGLSGATAGVATYNHNNFSAIISALDSAGNIDTLSNPRIKVLSGQSALITSGKLIPYWEKNLLITPATSGSPETRTITYDRRDILDGITMGVTPSIMKNGNIMLNIIPVSSSIESNAIYVDEDGVTVATAPVINIKEAGTTIYAKDNDLVMIGGLISNVKNKKVESVPLLGDIPYLGALFSRTVYTEEKRELIILLKLNIEEQ; this is encoded by the coding sequence ATGGTTATATATGTTCAACTAATCACAACAATACTATTACTTAGTGGCTGTTCAATTAATACTAATTCTTTAAGTAAAGATGATTATAAAATAAAGGATGTAAGTGGGGCTGAAATGATAAAAGATTTTCAATCAACCCAAGAAAAACAAAATGGTGACATACCACAAATTATGCTTCCATCAGTATATCAAGAGCCATCTATTTTTAGTGAAGAAAAAATTACATTTTCTGCTGAGAACACAAGCTTAAGTAAACTTTTATACCTATTATCTCAAACATCAGGACTTAATTTAGTTATTGACAATGATATTGATACAAATATTCCAATAACTATGTCTGTTCAGGATGCTTTAATTGAAGAAGTTCTGGAAATTATTATGAATATTTCTGGAAATTATTATGTTTTACAAGGCAATATGTTACATGTAAAACAATTTATAAGAAAAAACTTTGATATTCCCTATGTTCATTCAACAACATCATTTGATTCGGAATTAGGAGGTGATACACTAAATTCTACACAAGGGATTAAAGGCAACTTTAAACTAAAATTTAATAATCCTGAAAAATCAAATAATTTTTACGAAGAAATTGAAAACAATATTAAATCTATTCTAAGCAAAGATGGTAATTATGCACTTAATGCCTTTACTGGAACTTTAACGGTATATGATAAAAAACACAATGTTGATGCTATTGAAAAAATGATAAATTCTATAAAAAGAAAATCAAGTCAACAAGTTGTAATTCAAGCTAGAATTTTAGAAGTTATTCTAAATAATGGACACTCTCTTGGTGTAGACTGGAGTGCCTTAGGTAAAAGCATCTTAACATCTGGAGATACACTAGCTATGTCTCAAACATTAGGTCTTAGCGGTGCTACTGCCGGAGTAGCGACTTACAATCATAATAATTTTTCTGCGATTATATCTGCTCTAGATTCAGCCGGAAACATTGATACGCTATCTAACCCTAGAATCAAGGTTTTAAGCGGACAATCAGCTTTAATTACATCTGGTAAACTTATCCCTTATTGGGAAAAAAATCTTTTAATTACACCTGCAACCTCAGGATCTCCTGAAACACGAACTATTACATATGATAGACGAGATATTCTTGATGGAATTACAATGGGTGTTACTCCCAGTATTATGAAGAATGGAAACATTATGCTAAATATCATTCCAGTCAGCTCAAGCATAGAAAGTAACGCTATTTATGTTGATGAAGATGGTGTTACAGTTGCCACAGCGCCAGTTATTAATATTAAAGAAGCAGGTACAACAATTTATGCTAAAGACAACGATTTAGTAATGATTGGTGGACTTATAAGTAATGTGAAAAATAAAAAAGTAGAAAGCGTACCTCTACTTGGTGACATTCCATACCTTGGCGCACTATTTAGCAGAACTGTATACACTGAAGAAAAAAGAGAACTAATCATTCTACTTAAATTAAATATAGAAGAACAATGA
- the mog gene encoding molybdopterin adenylyltransferase yields the protein MSEIKIGVITASDRASKGIYEDISGVAIQDTMKDYLSSEFEIVYRCIPDEQDILEETMKELCDEAGCCLVVTTGGTGPALRDVTPEATENVCQKMMPGFGELMRQVSLKYVPTAILSRQTAGIRGKSLIINLPGKPKSIRECLDAVFPAVPYCIDLLEGPFIETNESVIKAFRPKAK from the coding sequence ATGAGTGAAATAAAAATAGGTGTTATAACAGCAAGTGACAGAGCAAGCAAAGGGATATATGAGGATATATCCGGTGTTGCGATACAAGATACCATGAAAGATTATTTATCCAGCGAATTTGAAATAGTTTATAGATGTATCCCCGATGAGCAAGATATACTTGAAGAGACAATGAAAGAGTTATGCGACGAAGCAGGGTGCTGTTTGGTTGTTACCACAGGAGGAACAGGCCCTGCGCTACGTGATGTCACACCTGAGGCTACTGAAAATGTTTGTCAGAAGATGATGCCAGGCTTCGGTGAACTTATGAGACAAGTTAGTTTGAAGTATGTGCCAACGGCTATTTTATCACGTCAAACAGCTGGCATAAGAGGAAAAAGTCTAATTATAAATCTACCGGGAAAACCAAAATCAATTCGTGAGTGTTTAGATGCAGTTTTTCCGGCAGTTCCATATTGTATAGATTTGCTTGAAGGTCCGTTTATTGAGACTAACGAGAGTGTTATTAAGGCTTTTAGACCAAAAGCTAAATAA
- a CDS encoding bifunctional diguanylate cyclase/phosphodiesterase, producing MYIRYHEIKDRHLLSYKYYTEIIAQAANSIFTQEDMLLTILGNQLLGNSVYKNIQESKKILDGALDKDSLLLGFGLADIDGNIILTSSNIKLPKKSNLLKNEITKESFKEALKSSNMVVGRAMFMKSIDAWVVPLRKAIRDVEGNVIGVLNAALNLNGENSFLTNLTLSKNKSVIIIKDSININEFYRLYDNNKNNLDYEFLYNKPISEMIINSSFQNIRQKHNLSINGLRDTNSIIVFEIKDMLDKEAIVGLTYNKKFRLWYLIKNSSDEIYNEFISVLAVYSLIFILSFILFYLLFKYISTSEKRKNDALVFQTLHDTLTLLPNRTYMYKNIDRWSLNNTNGYYVMFIDLDNFKNINDKFGHIVGDNVLVEVANRLRSFFTDNEMIVRQGGDEFIILKKCQDEKVLNKKFLELINEISKTYHIDNKEFRVGLSIGISVYPKDAQTIEELLSLADTAMYEAKKRKNSYCFFSEKMRHNNILKADIEQELRSAIEKKELWMAYQPQINADGSLHGVEALARWENEKLGFVGPDKFIGVAEETGLMRELGEFIITTSLREIKKIQSELNLHFNLSINISVVQLMEADFLEYILRLIDNEAFNKSMLTLEITESLSIEDLDEVLPILNAIKEHGIEMSLDDFGTGYSSLSILKKLPINELKIDKSFIDKILYDKSERALVQSIINIGKNFNMKTLAEGVETQEQVDVLKNYKCDIFQGYYYSKPLSYDNLLQYLKHNK from the coding sequence TTGTATATAAGATATCATGAAATCAAAGACAGACATTTACTATCGTATAAATACTATACAGAGATTATAGCTCAAGCTGCTAACTCAATATTCACTCAAGAAGATATGCTATTAACTATTTTGGGAAATCAACTTCTTGGAAACAGTGTCTATAAAAACATACAAGAGAGCAAAAAAATATTAGATGGGGCGCTAGATAAAGACTCACTATTGCTTGGGTTCGGATTGGCAGATATTGACGGTAATATTATTTTAACAAGTTCAAATATTAAGTTGCCAAAAAAATCAAATCTTCTAAAAAATGAAATTACTAAGGAATCTTTTAAAGAAGCTCTTAAGAGTAGCAATATGGTTGTTGGCAGAGCTATGTTTATGAAATCCATTGATGCGTGGGTTGTACCGCTGAGAAAGGCAATTAGAGACGTTGAGGGAAATGTTATCGGTGTTTTAAACGCAGCGTTAAACTTGAACGGAGAAAATAGTTTTTTAACCAACTTAACATTATCCAAAAATAAGTCTGTGATTATTATAAAGGATTCTATTAATATAAACGAATTTTATAGGCTGTATGACAACAATAAAAACAATTTAGACTATGAATTCTTATATAATAAGCCTATTTCTGAAATGATTATTAATTCATCGTTTCAAAATATAAGACAGAAGCATAATCTTTCAATAAATGGTTTAAGAGATACAAATTCAATAATTGTTTTTGAAATAAAAGATATGTTGGATAAAGAAGCTATTGTCGGCTTGACCTACAATAAAAAATTTAGACTGTGGTATTTAATAAAAAATAGCTCTGATGAAATTTATAATGAATTCATATCTGTTTTAGCAGTATATTCGTTAATCTTTATCTTAAGTTTTATTCTATTTTATTTGCTTTTTAAGTATATCTCTACTTCAGAAAAACGCAAGAATGATGCACTGGTTTTTCAGACCTTGCATGATACCCTGACTCTGCTGCCAAATAGAACTTACATGTACAAGAATATAGATAGATGGAGTCTAAACAATACAAATGGATATTATGTAATGTTTATTGACTTGGATAATTTTAAAAACATAAATGATAAATTCGGTCATATCGTTGGAGATAATGTTTTAGTAGAAGTTGCAAATCGACTAAGATCTTTTTTCACCGATAACGAGATGATTGTGCGACAGGGCGGAGATGAGTTTATTATTTTAAAAAAGTGTCAAGATGAAAAAGTTCTTAATAAAAAGTTTTTAGAATTAATAAATGAAATATCTAAAACATATCATATTGATAATAAAGAGTTTAGAGTAGGTCTGAGCATTGGAATTTCAGTATATCCTAAAGACGCTCAAACCATTGAGGAGTTGTTAAGCCTGGCAGATACTGCTATGTATGAGGCTAAAAAAAGAAAAAATTCATATTGTTTTTTCTCGGAAAAAATGCGCCACAACAATATTTTAAAAGCTGATATTGAGCAAGAGCTTCGCTCTGCCATAGAGAAAAAAGAACTTTGGATGGCATATCAACCACAAATAAATGCAGATGGCTCTCTTCATGGCGTAGAAGCATTGGCAAGATGGGAGAATGAAAAGCTTGGTTTTGTAGGACCTGATAAGTTTATAGGGGTTGCTGAAGAGACAGGACTTATGAGAGAGCTTGGAGAGTTTATTATAACTACTTCACTAAGAGAGATTAAAAAAATTCAATCTGAGCTAAATCTACACTTTAATCTATCAATAAATATCTCTGTTGTTCAACTTATGGAAGCCGATTTTTTAGAATATATTTTAAGGTTGATAGATAATGAAGCATTTAATAAATCTATGTTGACTTTGGAGATTACAGAGAGTCTATCTATAGAGGATTTAGATGAAGTTTTACCAATTTTAAATGCAATAAAAGAGCATGGCATAGAGATGTCTTTGGATGATTTTGGTACAGGTTATTCATCACTTAGTATTTTAAAAAAACTACCAATAAATGAACTTAAAATAGATAAAAGTTTTATCGATAAAATATTATATGATAAAAGTGAAAGAGCCTTGGTTCAAAGCATTATCAACATAGGAAAAAATTTCAATATGAAAACTCTTGCAGAAGGAGTTGAAACACAAGAACAGGTAGATGTGTTGAAAAACTATAAGTGTGATATCTTTCAAGGTTACTACTATTCGAAACCACTTTCATACGATAATCTGCTACAATATTTAAAACATAACAAATAA